One Klebsiella electrica genomic window, TTCAGCCAGAGTTTTGAAACCGTTGGACTGGATTGCAGAGAAGTGTACGAATACATCTTTGCTGCCATCTTCCGGAGTAATGAAACCGAATCCTTTGGATTCATTAAACCACTTAACGTTACCTTTAATCTTAGACATCAAAATTACCTTTATATGAAAAAACGACACTGATACTGTGTCGGACACCAGTACATCAATTGTGATGCCTTTTGTCCAGTCCAAGTTTCTTAAAAAGTGACAAATATCGCTATCTTTTTTAGGAGGTCACGCCTTAGTTGTTGTTTTTTCACAGGACAAACGACTTAGCTCTTTTATTGCTAAGTTATGCCAGTCTAAAACTGAAAACGGGCCCAGGCAAAGTAGACGTTACCGTTATTGTAGGTCCCGGGGATATAGGTCATCTGGAAGGTTGCAGGACCATAACCAATGGATGCCAGTGGCAAAATGACCGGAATGGGAATGTAATTCCAGTTATCTCGCGCCGTCACGCCCAGCGTGTACCCCACACCAAGATGAAAATTGTCGTCGGCTAACGGACGCCAGGTTTTCTCCCAGCCATAGCCGCCAATCGGCTCCCATTTGTTAAACGAGTCCTTAAAGGCCATCAGATACAGGCCGTGCCAGTTGCCTTTATCATCCCAGCGGGAAACCCCGAATCCTGCCCCCCACGGACGCTCGTTATACTTATCGGTCTTTTCTTTGTCATAGGCAAAACGGGCATGCCAGGTAATCGCGGGAACATACAGATCGTAGTGTTCAGGTTCCTGCCAGGTCTGCCCGACGTTGTCACTTAAGGTGTTATACCCATCGCGAATCGTCGACGTAAACGACGCGTTAGCCACGCCACAAGAGAGCATTACCCCTAAAAAACTAATAAAAAACAATACGAAATGACGTTGTCTCAACACTTATCTCTTACCAATATCAATTTTAAAGCGCAATAAGTTAGCAAGTATAATCTTAATATTGCCTTAACGAAATCAGGTAAGTTTCTGATTTATGATCGGAAAAACAGCAAGCTTTTCACCTTTCCGTTTTGTGATAGCGGCCGCCCCTCGACTGATGATTGCAGGATTCTCATCGGTTTATTGATTTGCATCAGCATGTTTTGCCCATGAATTAGGCACATTCGCTTACTTAATTTTATCTTCACTTTGTTTATTAGCAGATTCTTTGGCTGAAAGGCTTAGGGGTAAAAAATGCTTACGCTAGTTGAGATTCTGATTGGCATTGTGGTCATTGTGGGCGTTGCCCGCTATATCATAAAAGGCTATTCCGCCACCGGCGTGCTCTTCGTCGGTGGTTTGACGTTACTTATCGTCAGCGCGTTGATGGGACACAAGATTTTACCCGGCGATACGAAAAGCACGGGGTATTCCGCAACCGATATCATCGAATACGTCAAAATTCTCCTGATGAGCCGCGGCGGCGATTTGGGCATGATGATCATGATGCTCTGCGGATTCGCCACCTATATGACCCATATTGGCGCCAACGATATGGTAGTGAAGCTGGCTTCTAAGCCGCTGCGCTACATTAACTCCCCCTATCTGCTGATGATCGCCGCCTATTTCGTCGCCTGCCTGATGTCGCTGGCCGTCTCCTCGGCGACCGGCCTGGGCGTTCTGCTGATGGCCACCCTGTTCCCGGTGATGGTGAATGTCGGTATCAGTCGCGGCGCCGCGGCGGCCATTTGCGCCTCGCCGGCCGCAATTATCCTCTCTCCGACCTCCGGCGACGTGGTGCTGGCCGCCAAAGCCGCAGAAATGCCGCTCATCGACTTTGCGTTTAAAACCACGCTGCCGATCTCCATCGTCGCAATTATCGGCATGGCCATTGCCCACTACTTCTGGCAGCGCTACCTGGATAAAAAAGAGAACGTCGCGCACGAAATGCTCGATGTGAACGAAATCACCACCACCGCCCCCGCCTTCTACGCCCTTCTGCCCTTTACGCCGATTATCGGCGTCCTGATTTTCGACGGGAAATGGGGCCCGGAACTGCATATTATCGCCATCCTCGTGCTCTGCATGCTGCTGGCGGCCGTGCTGGAGTTCGTTCGCGGCTTTAATACGAAAAACGTTTTCGCCGGACTGGAGGTCGCCTATCGCGGTATGGCCGATGCCTTCGCCGGCGTCGTCATGTTGTTGGTGGCCGCTGGCGTCTTTGCCCAGGGTCTGAGCACCATTGGCTTTATCAATAGCCTGATCTCAATTGCCACATCATTTGGCTCGGCGAGCATCATTTTAATGCTGGTGCTGGTCATTCTGACCATGCTGGCGGCAATGACCACCGGTTCCGGTAACGCGCCGTTTTACGCCTTCGTAGAGATGATCCCGAAATTAGCCCACTCTTCAGGCATCAACCCGGCCTATCTGTCCATTCCTATGCTACAGGCTTCAAACCTGGGCCGTACTATTTCGCCGGTCTCGGGCGTCGTGGTTGCCGTTGCCGGGATGGCCAAAATCTCCCCCTTTGAAGTGGTGAAGCGGACCTCTGTTCCGGTTATCGTCGGTCTGCTGGTGGTGATTATCGCCACCGAAGTTCTGGTACCCGCTAGCGCGCTTTAATTAACGCGAAAAGGCGCCAGCTGGCGCCTTTTTTATGCTTTAATCATTTCCTGTAAATCATTGTCACCCACTATCAGGATTAAAAATGTTCAGGAAGGATTTCGTCGCCATTGCCCTTTTGTTAACGGCAACCCAGGCTGGCGCTGAACCACTCACCGCAACGCAATATGGCGATTTCGACCGTTATGTACTGGCTTTGTCATGGCAAACAGGGTTCTGCCAGAGCATGCATGACAGAAATCGTAGCGAGCCGGAAGAGTGTCGTTTGCAGCAGGAACTACCGAATAAAGCGGATTTCCTGACGGTACATGGCCTCTGGCCTGGCTTGCCAAAATCCATTGCGGCGCGCGGCGTCGACGATCGGCGCTGGATGCGTTTTGGCTGCGCCACCCGCCCTGTCCCCAACATGCCTGAAGTCAAAGCCGGGCGTAAATGCCAGGCCGCTGAAACCGGGCTGTCGCTGGAGATGGCGAATAAACTCAACAGCGTGATGCCGGGCGCCGGCGGCAATTCGTGTCTCGAGCGTTATGAATATGCGAAACACGGCGTCTGCTTCGGCTTCGATCCCGATAGCTACTTTGGCACGATGGTGCGTCTTGATAGTGAAGTGAAGCAGAGCCCGCTGGGCCTCTTTCTGGCGAAGCATTACGGGCAGAGCGTCAGCCGCGATGACTTCGATGCCGCCGTCGCGCAGGCATATGGTAAGCAGAGCGTGAAGGCATTCAAGCTGACCTGTAACGGCAATCCGGCTTATTTAACCGAGATACAAATCGCCATCAAAGCGGAGGCCATCAATCAACCGCTTTCAGCCAATGGCCTCTTGCCT contains:
- the cspE gene encoding transcription antiterminator/RNA stability regulator CspE, which translates into the protein MSKIKGNVKWFNESKGFGFITPEDGSKDVFVHFSAIQSNGFKTLAEGQRVEFEITNGAKGPSAANVNAI
- the pagP gene encoding lipid IV(A) palmitoyltransferase PagP translates to MLRQRHFVLFFISFLGVMLSCGVANASFTSTIRDGYNTLSDNVGQTWQEPEHYDLYVPAITWHARFAYDKEKTDKYNERPWGAGFGVSRWDDKGNWHGLYLMAFKDSFNKWEPIGGYGWEKTWRPLADDNFHLGVGYTLGVTARDNWNYIPIPVILPLASIGYGPATFQMTYIPGTYNNGNVYFAWARFQF
- the dcuC gene encoding anaerobic C4-dicarboxylate transporter DcuC, which produces MLTLVEILIGIVVIVGVARYIIKGYSATGVLFVGGLTLLIVSALMGHKILPGDTKSTGYSATDIIEYVKILLMSRGGDLGMMIMMLCGFATYMTHIGANDMVVKLASKPLRYINSPYLLMIAAYFVACLMSLAVSSATGLGVLLMATLFPVMVNVGISRGAAAAICASPAAIILSPTSGDVVLAAKAAEMPLIDFAFKTTLPISIVAIIGMAIAHYFWQRYLDKKENVAHEMLDVNEITTTAPAFYALLPFTPIIGVLIFDGKWGPELHIIAILVLCMLLAAVLEFVRGFNTKNVFAGLEVAYRGMADAFAGVVMLLVAAGVFAQGLSTIGFINSLISIATSFGSASIILMLVLVILTMLAAMTTGSGNAPFYAFVEMIPKLAHSSGINPAYLSIPMLQASNLGRTISPVSGVVVAVAGMAKISPFEVVKRTSVPVIVGLLVVIIATEVLVPASAL
- the rna gene encoding ribonuclease I translates to MFRKDFVAIALLLTATQAGAEPLTATQYGDFDRYVLALSWQTGFCQSMHDRNRSEPEECRLQQELPNKADFLTVHGLWPGLPKSIAARGVDDRRWMRFGCATRPVPNMPEVKAGRKCQAAETGLSLEMANKLNSVMPGAGGNSCLERYEYAKHGVCFGFDPDSYFGTMVRLDSEVKQSPLGLFLAKHYGQSVSRDDFDAAVAQAYGKQSVKAFKLTCNGNPAYLTEIQIAIKAEAINQPLSANGLLPQPHPGNCGKQFVIDKAGN